Proteins encoded by one window of Flavobacterium sp. N502540:
- the efp gene encoding elongation factor P: protein MASTSDIRNGLCIKFNHDIFKIVEFLHVKPGKGPAFVRTKLRSLTSGKVLDNTFSAGHKIDVIRVETHNYQFLYAEGDEFHFMNTESFEQISLNKNILDAPGLLKEGTSVMVQVNTETDLPLSVDMPSSVILEVTYAEPGVKGNTATNATKNATVETGASVNVPLFINEGDKIKIDTASGSYMERVKE from the coding sequence ATGGCATCTACATCAGATATTAGAAACGGATTGTGTATTAAATTCAACCACGATATTTTTAAAATTGTTGAATTTCTTCACGTAAAACCTGGAAAAGGCCCCGCTTTCGTAAGAACAAAATTAAGAAGTTTAACATCAGGGAAAGTATTGGATAATACATTTTCTGCAGGACATAAAATTGATGTTATTCGTGTAGAAACACATAACTACCAGTTTTTATATGCTGAAGGTGATGAGTTTCATTTTATGAACACAGAATCTTTTGAGCAAATTTCTTTAAATAAAAACATTTTAGATGCTCCGGGATTATTGAAAGAGGGAACAAGTGTAATGGTTCAGGTAAATACTGAAACTGACTTGCCTTTATCAGTAGATATGCCGTCTTCTGTAATTCTTGAGGTTACTTATGCTGAGCCGGGAGTAAAAGGAAATACAGCTACAAATGCTACAAAAAACGCAACCGTAGAAACTGGAGCGTCTGTAAACGTTCCTTTGTTCATCAATGAAGGTGATAAAATTAAAATTGATACAGCTTCAGGTTCTTACATGGAGCGTGTAAAGGAGTAA
- the lpxA gene encoding acyl-ACP--UDP-N-acetylglucosamine O-acyltransferase: MNQPLAYVHPGAKIAKNVVIEPFTTIHNNVIIGDGTWIGSNVTIMEGARIGKNCNIFPGAVISAVPQDLKFGGEDSLAIIGDNCTIRECVTINRGTVASGQTILGNNCLVMAYAHIAHDCEIGNNAIIVNGVALAGHVVVGNHAVIGGLAAIHQFIHIGDHAMISGGSLVRKDVPPYTKAAKEPLSYVGINSVGLRRRGFSTEKIREIQEIYRILYQKNYNTTQALSIIEAEMEATPERDEILDFIRNSSRGIMKGYSGNY, translated from the coding sequence ATGAATCAACCATTAGCATATGTTCATCCTGGCGCTAAAATCGCTAAAAATGTTGTAATTGAACCTTTTACAACAATTCACAATAATGTTATTATTGGTGATGGTACTTGGATTGGTTCAAATGTGACGATCATGGAAGGTGCCCGTATTGGTAAAAATTGCAATATTTTTCCTGGAGCGGTTATTTCTGCGGTACCACAAGATTTGAAATTTGGCGGAGAAGATTCTCTTGCTATTATTGGAGATAACTGTACGATTAGAGAATGTGTGACAATCAACAGAGGTACAGTAGCCTCTGGGCAAACTATTCTTGGAAATAATTGTTTGGTTATGGCTTACGCTCACATTGCACACGATTGCGAAATTGGTAATAATGCCATTATTGTAAACGGAGTTGCACTGGCAGGTCACGTAGTTGTTGGAAACCACGCTGTAATTGGTGGTTTGGCAGCGATTCATCAGTTTATTCATATCGGAGATCATGCTATGATTTCGGGTGGATCATTGGTTAGAAAAGACGTTCCTCCTTATACAAAAGCAGCAAAAGAACCATTGTCGTATGTAGGGATTAATTCAGTAGGTTTAAGAAGAAGAGGTTTCAGTACTGAGAAAATCAGAGAAATTCAGGAAATCTATAGAATTTTATACCAAAAGAATTACAACACAACACAAGCTTTAAGCATTATTGAAGCTGAAATGGAAGCAACTCCTGAAAGAGATGAAATTCTGGATTTTATCCGAAATTCGTCAAGAGGAATCATGAAAGGGTATTCCGGAAACTATTAA